tacaaacaaaaaatgctgtcagattaattattttatagaagacatttttccagtaagtatttagtatcattacattcctaataaaatgtatttttcctttcaacttaaagtgtttctactttccttctttaataagaaatatatataagtaacagccatgacttaaacacttgcaaaaaaattgcattggtaataaattgaattatgtatgtacaactagaaaacacaaatagtgcagcagtcagtattgcagactccttaggctttcctgatgacttcgggcactctcatggtccttcactgcctcgactttaaaattattagtccccaccacaaaattattcatcttgtttttttctttcatgtacatgcggcaatccttacaaaacatgacggcattttcgtgatggaacacaagccattcacgacctgtcagccatttagcgttaaactttcttttcttcgtttcgcacgctttgtcgacattctcatcccctgcctccttcctcttctcgcccccagacgtctgtcccaaccaccgcagcatttagtttaactttactttttacttttggctagctcagtctccttttttacagtttatacgccaccgttcattcttcttcttcttctttgtgtttgggtttccgtggtttctcgcgccggttgcactacaaactgtagtgtgcctgcgcacagccaatgggcgtcttgtacgtcatcacgtagcattacgacagtgttcatgggaaatgtaggacggactgtcagggggacaaatgaccaagaactgtagagcggctctgactgacatgattgcctaatgcattaccgaccaaattggctagtaagtttttatttacacccgccaatatgaattttaacccgcatttggcgggttgacgggtgttaatttagaaccctgattatATGTACAGTTCACAGTCAGTGCAGTGACTAAGTCTAACCTTCCTGCACATTCCACGTTCCTTATGGTGCCATGCAGAAAGGTGAAATGCGTCAAGCATGGAGCTTGGTTGAGCTGTGCAtcaaatgagaaacagagagcacaCCCTTTTGGAGGAATGCTTGTTGAACTCCTGTTTCTGGTCAGCAAACTcgatgttttttgtttgcagtgCTTCGGCTGTAATTCTCCTGCACATTGCACCTTGGTTATGGTGTCACGGATTGGGCTAGGTTGTGCATCATATGAActtttcttatggtgccagaaaagtgcaatgcatcGAGTAATAAAGTGacagacagtcactgcagtgactaactcTACCCCTCCTGCActttccacctttcttatggtgccagaaaggtgcaatgcttCATGGGTGTTGCCTGTGCGTCATATGCACAGTTGTCAAATACcctgtgcatcatatgcactGTTAAGACCCTTTGTTGACCCAGACCCTTTGTTGACCTGTGACCTGATGCATGAAaacttgttctcttttcttgttttgttagaCTTCTTCAAACAGTTGTCACAGATAAAGCCTGATGGCCAAATGACGTCATAGTGCAACACGCAGACCTGATGCATCTTTCGTCCACGGTCTTTACATTCAATAAACCGTCCAGAGTccaacatgtcatttttattcttttcaatttctgctaaatgcaggaaaagcagaaattgaaaataagtgaaagtgaaatgcatCATATGCGCAACCAAGCACAACCACTGCAGTCACTCCAGTGACAAACTCTAACCTTTCTGCACAGGTGCAATGCACCATGGGCTGTCAGATAGGCTGTGCATCAAATACACAGTGTAACAGACTTCTGCTGTAATATACGTGTTGGGTAGATTAACaaattttctgaaaataatcagagtgaaaatactgaaaataattcagtggaatgaatgaaacaaaagtgGGCTGAGCAGCACTTGCATTGCAGCTACAGTATACACTAAAATACAAGGAAGCATGGAGTGTCAGAAATGTGAGTcggtctgctttctgtctgtctctgcagtctgttgaGACATCTATTGTATAATAATGCCAAGCCAAGTCAACATACTTACAGACATAAGAACGGCATCTGTCTTCTCGTCCAACTTCATACAAAAAAGTAAATGTGTATTTCCGAAATAACTTTGCcttgattgttttgttgaacTGTGCATTATATGCACAGTGCATTTGACAGataagtgaaaaacaaagatttgtttAAGGTCAACAGCACGCTCAATTAATAGTATAATTGACAATCACTGCAGTGATTAACTAGAACCCTCCTGCATATTTTACCTTTCTTACGGTACtagaaaggtgcaatgcattaTGGGTGCTTACTGTGCGTCATATGCACAGTCCACctttccacctttcttatggtgccatgCAGAAAGGTGAAATGCATCAAGTGTAGAGCTTGGTTGTGCTACAATTCAAGGCCATGACGGCTGTTTTTGAAACATacaaaagaaatgtgaatgCAGCAAGCACGGAGTCtgtagaaaaaaacagaacCGTCTCAAAGagataaacatttgtttttcatacacATTAAGACAACACCACCCCCACGCTCGCCCTCTGCTCTGTAATTACAATGTATAGCTACCTCTGGGGGgattgtgtgggtgtgtgtgtgctctaggTGTACGGTGGGTGGGATCTGTTGGATGTCTGAGAGGCGACGCTGGCGCACCTGCTCATGCCCTGTTCATTCCTCCCCCCTGATGACGTCACCCTCATAGCCTGCGGGCTGTgggcgcgcgtgcagccccggacatctaagggcatcacagacctgtcattgctcaatctcgtgtggctgaacgccacttgtcccgctaagaagttggacgccgaccgcacggagccgcgtaactagttagcatgccagAGTCTTGTTCGTTATCagaattaaccagacaaatcgctccaccaaagaagaacggccatgcaccaccacccacagaatcgagaaagagcgatcaatctgtcaatcctttccgtgtccgggccgggtgaggtttcccgtgttgagtcaaattaagcgacaggctccactcctggtggtgcccttccatcaattcctttaagtttcagcttaCCCCAGGCTTCACCTTACGAACCCTACgtcatcctcctttttctttttgggcGTGGGTGTTAGCGTGtgtgcatatgatgcacagtgtatTAGACAGATAGCTGCCAGTCACAGCAGAAACTAAATCTCTTTCGTATGGTGCTAGACAGGTGCACTATGCACAGATCTATCTGGCTGAAACAGCTATGGCTGTCAAATGGATGGTTTATTTGACAGCCTCAAAGGTACAATGCATCATAGGTAGAGTAACTGCAGGGATTAACTCTAAACCTCATGCACATTGCATTTTTGTTATGGTGCCAAAAAGGTGCAATGCGGCATCTTTAACATTTTCCACCGCTTCCCGAGCCAGTTGGAGATCTCTGCGTTTTGCATGACTGCTCCatgattttcctccacctttcttatggtgctggaaaggtgcaatgcatcatgggagtagactgggctaTGCAGTCTTGTTATGCATCATGTGTAGAACCGGAGTCTTATTCCATTATTCCttgctgcggtattcaggcgaccggacctgctttgaacactctaagctttttttttttttttcacctaaTGGAACAACATCTACTGCACATTGCACCTTTCTTATGGGGCCATGCAGAAAAGTGTGGAGCTTGGTGTTGCCTTTGCGTCATATGCACAGTTTTCAAATACcctgtgcatcatatgcactGTTAAGACCCTTTGTTGACCCAGACCCTTTGTTGACCTGTGACCTGATGCATGAAaacttgttctcttttcttgttttgttagaCTTCTTCAAACAGTTGTCACAGATGAAGCCTGATGGCCAAATGACGTCATAGTGCAACACGCAGACCTGATGCATCTTTCGCCCACGGTCTTTGCATTCAATAAACAGTTCAGAGTccaacatgtcatttttattcttttcaatttctgctaaatgcaggaaaagcagaaattgaaaataagtgaaagtgaaatgcatCATATGCGCgggtccaagaatttcacctctagcggcacaatatGAATGCCCCCGGCCATCCCTCTTAATCACGGCctcagttcagagaagaaaacccacaaaatagaaccggagtcctattccattattcctagctgcggttTTCAGGCGACCGGGACTGCTTTGAACACtgtaattttttcaaagtaaatgcTTCACCTAACGGAACAACATCAACTGGTGCCATGCAGAAATCCATCGGACTACAGCTTTTCAGGCCGACGAAAGGAGAAGGATTATTTACTGCTGCTTCTTTAACTGACATTTCTCCTGCCGCTGTTTGttgcttctttgtttgttgtttctttctttcttcttttttcagattaAGAGAAACATGTTCAGGAAGCCCAACAGGCACTATCTCCTTTGCCCGTTGTGCTTGAAGACCAAGGACTTCCTGTCAGTGCATCTGCGCCGAGTCTGCATGAAAGACAGCACGCCAGAAGCCATTGGTGCAGCGGtggagaaggccaagaaggATGTCCATGATCTTCTGGTGTCGGGCAGGGTGTTCCCCTACATGCTGCTTCGCCAAATTTTGGATGATGCTGATCCACTCAGCAGGTTTGTGGAAGaacttttcactcttttttttttttccaaacatcacttcttgtttactctctgaaatgcattaaatttttaaattgtattgcaTATAATTGTctaaattatgttttgtttttttttgtttttttaattcaaaggctgactgaggagctgcagcgtcgTCACATGGTGGTGACCGGcatccctccaccactccccaATGCCAATGTTATAGCGAGACCAtcaaccacacagacagctgagagtGCGGCTCCTGAGACTGGCGAGAGTGAGCCGTCTGACAACACTTCTGTCAGCAGTGGCAAGTGCTTTCAATTGTGAGTATCAGCTTCAGCACGTCTCAGTTTGAGTAAATTATCTGTTAATCTCATGCAGGGCTctcatgttaacatgtttagGCATTTCCAGGAATGCGTTTAATTAATTGTAACTTggaaatgactttattttcaagAAATTACAAACATTGACAACCTCACTCAGTCTGGGAATCATCAGCACCGGTGATGCACTTCTCAGCTTGAGTAAATAAGCTGTTAGTCTCAGGCAGGGCTCTCAGCCTTCtagtcttcagtgtttcaggcttGCAAGATCTGATTAACTGGAGTAATTCCCCATTTTAAAGCTTAGCTTTCCATCTTAGCACACAGTTTTATAACAAAATGCTTTTCCCACATTGCAGTGTCTCGACTGTGCAGTGGACGACCAAAAACAGGAAGCTCATGGCACAGAGGGGACTTTATCAGAGGCACTCTCTGGACTATCCCTTGCTGAAGGACTTTGGCCTGTACCTGGAGAGGGAGCTTTGCAATGAAAATTTTAAACAGGAGGTAAGTACTACCATAAAACATTctgtattcattaaaaaaaaaatatatatatatatatatatatatatatatatatataaagtaaaAGAAGATGTTTTTGCAAAATAGTCATGATTAGAAAACAATGTaacatgttttaacatgttttttagcatgttttttttttttttttttttgcttttggagtATTTATTGCAtgtcttttactttaaatttgttgAATATGCTggaatgaataaagtatctatctatctatcttctcTCTTCAGGTTGAAAACGTTGCCCGGTACCTGTACTACTTCGACTCACAGCAGCCATCCCTGCAATTTGTCAGGAACAGGGAGAAGATCCGGCAGGACCTCTGTGAGCTCTCCAGGGCAAAActcacaaaacagacagataaaTTACCTGAAGAGCTTGAAAAGGTTGGTAGCAtttgttgtgggtttttttctccatataaTATCAACACTTGTGTAGACAATAAACGTAATTGAGCTTAAATATGTGcaaatacttaaaatacttGCACGTCCTCTGACAGATTCTTGATGTACCACACTATCAACACCAACCTGAGGCGAGAGGATCAGACACTCCATGGGGACTGCAAGGACTTTATTGATTACATTGGCTCACTGCAGAAGTCCTTCTCCAAGCAAGTGAGCAAAGAGATCACCCAAAAGAGGTAAGTTTAATTGTTTGCACGCAGCTAACTGGATTACAGTTCACATAAGTGAGCAATGTGGCAAGTAATGTCATGATTTGTTAATACATTTTATCCTTTTTCCTCATAGACACGGCCGGTTGACTGAAAAAGAGCAGCTGACACCGTGTGACTGCTTGGCTGTGCTGAGGGCTGCCAAGAAGGACTTCTTGGCAGTTATAGGGAAGGTCTTCGAGGACAAGGACGCGACCCTGGAGTTGACCGAGTGCAGCTTTGTGGTGTACTATCTCCAGGCAGTGGTGATTTTGAGACACCTCCAGCGCCCGGGCGTGGTGGAGCACATGACTGTGAGTATTATTGTGccctttttgtcttctcttttttgtcttgacattttttgccAGTACCCTTACTAATCGACATGATATCCTTGTTTAGTGCAGGTACAGGAGTGGgttgtgagaaagaaagacacactgGGCAATGCAGTTATTGGAGTGAAGGAGCAcaagactgcagcacagcaagtGGCCATGTTTGCCCTGTCCCAGGAAGAGGAGTTTGTACGTTCAAATTCAAAGTTCAAAGCACGTCCAGGAATGTGTTTAATCAATTGTAACTACattagaaatgacttttttgCAAGTTATTACGCACCGTCACAATCTCACTGATCAGCAGCGGTGTGCACTTCTCAGATTGAGTAAATTATTTGTTAATCTCAGACAGGGCTCTCAGCTAATGCAAAATGGCCTTGATGTATATAAATACAGAATTACTGCAAGagataaaataattgttttgtgtttgtttagagaaaaaaaatgttgctttgagaaggattttttttttggaacttaTTTTACTCTTTTGAAGTGTAACTGTAGTGGAGATGCTTTCAGCCAAgatgcatgtttcatttcaaactgtgcaACTGAGTCAACTGCGCAATCCTTATTTGTTATGGTGCAGTGCAGTAGCAATGCACCATGGGTAGGGCTGTCAAATAGGCTATACACCAGAGTGTAGGTGTAACCCTAACCCcattactttattttacaagtCACCACACAGCCTTCCTTATTTGGGGAGAATCACCTTACATGCTGAGACACTCAGCTTTAGTTAGTCACCTGTGAATCAtgcatttgttcatatttgttcaATCATATTTTTCCTCTGCCAACAGTGGTTTGACATGTTCTACACAAGGGTGCGGCCACAACTCCTAAACTCCAAGAAGCGCAAGAGCGATGACGCAGAGGTCAAGGAAagatttttcatctcctccacggGGAGGCCCATCTACAACGCCTCCAATGACCTGAACAGACTGCACCGCAAGTAAGCAAACCACCATGATTCATTTCACCTCCGATATGTACCCGGTACTCCGGTGAGAAATCTTTAtaaaaatttaaaatgtttaatgtttaatgtttaaactcTCATTATAGATACAAGATTGAATCAGTGACCAGCCAGGTGGCACGGCGAGTGTTTGAGACGGCCACCAAGACTCTGACCGACGCCGACAAGTCTCTAGTGGCCGACTACCTGACACACTCCACCGCGACGGCTGAGAAACATTAAGaatgaaggagacagaaaacattgtGAGGGCCAGTCATGTGCTAGGTGCGCTAGCTGATGACTCAAGGTaacatgtttcatatttgtcaACACAATTAATACAGTCAACAATTTGTAAGCATCAAATCTTATACCCTTCTTATAATAAccttgattctttttttttgtagtgctGACTCTGCAGAAGAGGGTACCAGTAGTGGTGCTCGTCGTGTCCGTAGCGCTGCTCGCACCGTTGGAAATGTGCAGATGGATGTCCAAGCGGCGTACGACAG
The sequence above is a segment of the Chaetodon auriga isolate fChaAug3 chromosome 23, fChaAug3.hap1, whole genome shotgun sequence genome. Coding sequences within it:
- the LOC143316150 gene encoding uncharacterized protein LOC143316150 isoform X1, which gives rise to MKILNRRLKTLPGTCTTSTHSSHPCNLSGTGRRSGRTSVSSPGQNSQNRQINYLKSLKRFLMYHTINTNLRREDQTLHGDCKDFIDYIGSLQKSFSKQVSKEITQKRHGRLTEKEQLTPCDCLAVLRAAKKDFLAVIGKVFEDKDATLELTECSFVVYYLQAVVILRHLQRPGVVEHMTVQEWVVRKKDTLGNAVIGVKEHKTAAQQVAMFALSQEEEFWFDMFYTRVRPQLLNSKKRKSDDAEVKERFFISSTGRPIYNASNDLNRLHRKYKIESVTSQVARRVFETATKTLTDADKSLVADYLTHSTATAEKH
- the LOC143316150 gene encoding uncharacterized protein LOC143316150 isoform X2, with the protein product MKILNRRLKTLPGTCTTSTHSSHPCNLSGTGRRSGRTSVSSPGQNSQNRQINYLKSLKRFLMYHTINTNLRREDQTLHGDCKDFIDYIGSLQKSFSKQVSKEITQKRHGRLTEKEQLTPCDCLAVLRAAKKDFLAVIGKVFEDKDATLELTECSFVVYYLQAVVILRHLQRPGVVQEWVVRKKDTLGNAVIGVKEHKTAAQQVAMFALSQEEEFWFDMFYTRVRPQLLNSKKRKSDDAEVKERFFISSTGRPIYNASNDLNRLHRKYKIESVTSQVARRVFETATKTLTDADKSLVADYLTHSTATAEKH
- the LOC143316150 gene encoding uncharacterized protein LOC143316150 isoform X3 translates to MKILNRRLKTLPGTCTTSTHSSHPCNLSGTGRRSGRTSVSSPGQNSQNRQINYLKSLKRFLMYHTINTNLRREDQTLHGDCKDFIDYIGSLQKSFSKQVSKEITQKRHGRLTEKEQLTPCDCLAVLRAAKKDFLAVIGKVFEDKDATLELTECSFVVYYLQAVVQEWVVRKKDTLGNAVIGVKEHKTAAQQVAMFALSQEEEFWFDMFYTRVRPQLLNSKKRKSDDAEVKERFFISSTGRPIYNASNDLNRLHRKYKIESVTSQVARRVFETATKTLTDADKSLVADYLTHSTATAEKH